In Nicotiana tabacum cultivar K326 chromosome 17, ASM71507v2, whole genome shotgun sequence, one DNA window encodes the following:
- the LOC107799987 gene encoding amino acid transporter AVT3B-like, with product MGFEKDEASSSSHVLSIPKEDTPLLGKTQHLSSPSKTFANVFIAIVGAGVLGLPYTFKRTGWVLGSIMLFSVAFLTYYCMMLLVYSRRRIESQLKAAKVSSFGDLGFAVCGPVGRFAVDAMIVLSQAGFCISYLIFVANTLAYLFNYSITKPDPTILGFSPKSVYIWSCFPFQLGLNSIPTLTLLAPLSIFADIVDLGAMGVVMVEDVMIYLTNRPVLEMFGGFNVFFYGLGVAVYAFEGIGMVLPLESETRDKDKFGKILGLAMAFISLMFGAFGILGYFAFGEDTKDIITTNLGQGLLSSLVQIGLCINLFLTFPLMMNPVYEVMERRFCEGSYCLWIRWLVVLAVTFVALVVPNFADFLSLVGSSVCIILGFVLPALFHLIVFKDELSWHGLAFDSALIVMGTVFAVYGTSSSLMEILAKKA from the coding sequence ATGGGGTTTGAGAAAGATGAAGCAAGTTCATCTTCCCATGTATTGAGCATCCCAAAAGAAGATACACCACTTTTAGGCAAGACTCAACACCTCTCTTCTCCTTCAAAAACTTTTGCTAATGTTTTCATAGCAATAGTTGGAGCTGGAGTTCTTGGTCTTCCTTACACTTTTAAGAGAACTGGATGGGTTTTAGGTTCAATTATGCTCTTCTCAGTTGCTTTTCTTACCTACTACTGTATGATGCTTTTGGTTTATTCAAGGCGTAGGATTGAATCCCAACTCAAAGCTGCAAAAGTTTCATCTTTTGGTGACTTGGGATTTGCTGTGTGTGGACCTGTTGGGAGATTTGCTGTTGATGCTATGATTGTTCTATCCCAAGCTGGTTTTTGTATCAGCTACTTGATTTTTGTAGCTAATACTTTAGCATATTTGTTTAATTACTCTATCACAAAACCAGATCCTACAATCTTGGGATTTTCACCCAAATCAGTGTATATTTGGAGCTGTTTCCCATTCCAGTTGGGGTTGAACTCAATTCCAACACTGACCCTTTTAGCCCCTTTGAGCATATTTGCTGATATTGTTGATTTAGGAGCTATGGGTGTAGTAATGGTTGAGGATGTGATGATTTACCTTACAAACAGACCAGTTCTTGAAATGTTTGGTGGGTTCAATGTGTTTTTCTATGGTCTTGGTGTAGCTGTCTATGCTTTTGAAGGGATTGGAATGGTTTTGCCTCTGGAATCAGAGACAAGAGACAAGGACAAATTTGGGAAAATCTTGGGTTTAGCAATGGCTTTCATATCATTGATGTTTGGTGCTTTTGGAATATTAGGTTATTTTGCTTTTGGAGAAGATACTAAGGATATAATCACTACAAATCTTGGGCAAGGTTTGCTCAGCAGTTTGGTTCAAATTGGCCTTTGCATAAACTTATTTTTAACTTTCCCATTGATGATGAATCCAGTTTATGAAGTAATGGAAAGGAGATTTTGTGAAGGCAGTTACTGCTTGTGGATTAGATGGCTTGTGGTTTTGGCAGTTACTTTTGTGGCATTAGTAGTGCCTAATTTTGCTGATTTCTTGTCACTTGTTGGGAGCAGTGTGTGTATTATTTTGGGGTTTGTTTTGCCTGCTTTGTTTCACCTGATTGTGTTTAAGGATGAGCTGAGCTGGCATGGTTTGGCTTTTGATTCTGCTCTTATTGTTATGGGCACTGTTTTTGCAGTCTATGGCACTTCTTCTTCCCTAATGGAGATCTTAGCAAAAAAGGCTTAG
- the LOC107799985 gene encoding amino acid transporter AVT3C-like, protein MGFKTNEASSSSHILKIPREDTPLMGKTQKLSSPSKTFANIFMSLVGAGVLGLPYTFKRTGWVMGFLLIISVAVLTYYCMMLLVYSRRKLESQCEAPKISSFGDLGFAVCGPIGRFAVDSMIVLSQACFSVGYMIFIANTLAYLFNYSITQPESKIFGFSPKSVYIWSCLPFQLGLNSIPTLTLLAPLSIFAEIVDLGALGVVMVEDVMICIKNRPNLEMFGGFSVLFYGVGVAVYAFEGMSMILPLESEIRDKEKFGKILGLSVAFVALVYGTFGALGYFAFGEETKDIITTNFGQGLLSSLVQLGLCIDLFFAFPLMMNPVYEVMERRFCEGSYCLWLRWLVVLAVSFVALMVPNFADFMSLVGSSVCVVLGFVLPSLFHLIAFKNELGWCSLFLDAAFIVMGTVFAVYGTSSTLIKIFAKMA, encoded by the coding sequence ATGGGGTTTAAGACAAACGAAGCAAGTTCTTCATCCCATATTTTGAAAATCCCAAGAGAGGATACACCACTTATGGGCAAGACTCAAAAACTGTCTTCTCCTTCAAAGACTTTTGctaatattttcatgtctttagTTGGAGCTGGAGTTCTTGGACTTCCGTACACTTTCAAAAGAACTGGATGGGTAATGGGTTTTCTCTTGATTATTTCAGTAGCTGTTCTTACCTATTACTGTATGATGCTTCTTGTTTATTCAAGGCGTAAGCTTGAATCCCAATGTGAAGCTCCCAAAATCTCATCTTTTGGTGACTTGGGTTTTGCTGTGTGTGGACCAATAGGTCGTTTTGCTGTTGATTCTATGATTGTTCTCTCACAAGCATGTTTTTCAGTAGGGTACATGATTTTTATTGCTAATACTTTAGCTTACTTGTTTAATTATTCTATCACACAACCAGAGTCCAAGATATTTGGATTTTCACCCAAATCAGTGTATATTTGGAGCTGTTTGCCTTTTCAGTTGGGGTTGAATTCAATTCCTACATTGACCCTTTTAGCCCCTTTGAGTATTTTTGCTGAAATTGTTGATTTAGGAGCTTTAGGTGTAGTGATGGTTGAGGATGTGATGATTTGCATCAAGAACAGGCCTAATTTGGAGATGTTTGGTGGGTTCAGTGTGTTGTTCTATGGTGTTGGTGTGGCTGTGTATGCTTTTGAAGGAATGTCAATGATTTTGCCTTTGGAATCAGAGATAAGAGACaaggaaaaatttgggaaaatcttGGGTTTGTCAGTGGCCTTTGTAGCATTGGTATATGGTACTTTTGGAGCATTGGGTTACTTTGCATTTGGGGAAGAGACCAAAGATATAATCACTACTAATTTTGGGCAGGGATTGCTAAGCAGCCTGGTGCAACTTGGCCTGTGCATAGACCTGTTCTTTGCTTTCCCACTGATGATGAATCCAGTTTATGAAGTGATGGAAAGGAGATTCTGTGAAGGTAGCTACTGCTTGTGGCTGAGATGGCTTGTGGTTTTAGCAGTGTCTTTTGTGGCGTTGATGGTACCCAATTTTGCTGATTTCATGTCACTTGTTGGGAGCAGTGTGTGTGTTGTTCTGGGGTTTGTGTTACCTTCTTTGTTTCATCTGATTGCATTCAAGAATGAATTGGGCTGGTGTAGTTTGTTTCTTGATGCTGCATTTATTGTCATGGGCACAGTTTTTGCAGTCTATGGAACCTCTTCTACACTGATAAAGATCTTTGCAAAAATGgcttag
- the LOC107799986 gene encoding uncharacterized protein LOC107799986 encodes MDQFEAYFRRADLDQDGRISGAEAVAFFQASNLPKPLLAQIWTYVDQSHTGFLSRQEFFNYLKLVTVAQKRELTPEIVKAALFTPASAKIPPPQINLAAIPGPRPANNVGSAVPPVSGAPVPPVSGAAPLTAPSFGIRGQQGLPAQQSQYVRPPRPPIPSSTFQSQPGVSGQGMPGAGTMAGFSPANSSGWLAGNGGSQAAVTSQAPNVGISSRSQDGFDHASPQQNQQKTTYSALPGSSKAVPVSGNGFASDSPFGDAFSVASIQPKQNSAPSISSASSLPVSPSIVTASAGLQHPVKAHSVDSRVALPQQPVNQHQQAQLTGRPNQQVLVPSSAANPNAAGNSLSGQSQLPWPRMTRSDYQKYSKVFMAVDTDRDGKITGQEARNLFLSWKLPREVLKQVWDLSDQDNDSMLSLREFCIALYLMERHREGRPLPSVLPTNLIFDESLLPASGQPTPSHGAVAWRHTPASQQTQGPRGAGQVASGAPGKPPRPVPIPQPNEVVQPSQQKPKVPALEKHLVDQLSQEEQDALNSKFQEATDAEKKVMELEKEILDAKEKIQFYHAKMQELILYKSRCDNRLNEITQRTSADKREVELLAKKYEEKYKQTGDVASKLTIEEATFRDIQEKKMELYKEIVKMDQDGKTDGIQDRASHIQTNLEELVKALNERCKTYGLRAKPTTLLELPFGWQPGIQEGAADWDEEWDKFEDEGFTFVKELTLDVKNVIAPPKPKSSLVREKASPLDEDAGKSSADAGTDAKIDKVPNHGQAREVSDTESAHGHQQTARSPTDSPSRSNAVESPSKEFHESMYGKDVNFDGSPHAGPRKDIGFDGSPHAAQSERWGTESVFSDKGFDESGWGTFDTNFDTDAAWDLNSVAKDTDRDNHKEASLFGADDWGLSPIKTGSKQSIDTLPKHSPFLDSVPSTPSYNAGLDNTFPKQSPFFDSVPSTPSYNAGFSYSDNTFPKQSPFFDSVPSTPNYNSGFSQTDMFSRQSPFFDSVPSTPAYNSGGSPNADNMFQKKSPFAFGDSVPSTPMYSSTNSPRRSSEGFEEHSNRFSRFDSFNMQDSGPFGTRDSLSRFDSMRSTRDSDYDQGSFQQRDSFARFDSFRSTADSDYNFGQFPPRASLTRFDSISSTRDTDHGHGFPSFDDADPFGSNDPFKTSVESQASRRDSDSWKAF; translated from the exons ATGGATCAGTTCGAGGCTTATTTTCGAAGAGCAGATTTGGATCAGGATGGCCGGATCAGTGGCGCTGAGGCTGTTGCCTTTTTTCAAGCCTCCAATTTGCCCAAACCGCTCCTTGCTCAG ATATGGACATATGTtgatcaaagtcatactggttTTCTTAGCCGCCAAGAATTTTTCAACTATCTTAAACTTGTTACAGTGGCGCAAAAACGAGAGTTGACCCCTGAAATAGTGAAAGCTGCACTATTTACCCCAGCTTCAGCTAAAATTCCTCCCCCCCAGATAAACCTTGCAGCTATACCAGGTCCTCGTCCAGCGAATAATGTTGGTTCTGCAGTCCCTCCAGTCAGTGGTGCTCCAGTGCCTCCAGTTAGTGGCGCTGCTCCATTAACAGCACCAAGTTTTGGCATTAGGGGTCAACAGGGCTTACCAGCTCAGCAAAGCCAGTACGTGAGGCCTCCTCGACCACCCATTCCGAGCTCCACTTTTCAGTCTCAACCAGGTGTTTCTGGTCAAGGAATGCCAGGTGCAGGTACCATGGCAGGTTTTAGTCCTGCCAATTCCTCTGGTTGGCTTGCTGGTAATGGTGGTTCCCAAGCAGCTGTTACTTCCCAAGCTCCTAATGTAGGTATCAGTTCTAGAAGTCAAGATGGATTTGATCATGCTTCTCCACAGCAGAACCAACAAAAGACCACTTATTCGGCACTACCAGGTTCATCTAAAGCTGTTCCAGTCTCAGGAAATGGATTTGCATCTGACTCGCCTTTTGGAGATGCCTTTTCAGTAGCATCAATTCAACCAAAACAAAACTCTGCACCAAGTATATCTTCTGCTAGCAGCTTACCAGTCTCACCATCCATCGTCACTGCATCTGCAGGGCTCCAACATCCAGTAAAGGCCCACTCAGTTGATTCACGAGTTGCACTTCCACAGCAACCAGTAAACCAGCATCAGCAAGCTCAGTTGACCGGGAGACCAAACCAACAGGTCTTAGTGCCAAGCTCTGCTGCAAATCCTAATGCAGCCGGAAATTCTCTGTCTGGTCAGTCTCAGCTTCCTTGGCCAAGAATGACTCGGTCTGATTATCAGAAGTACAGCAAAGTATTTATGGCTGTGGACACAGACAGGGATGGAAAAATTACTGGCCAGGAGGCAAGGAACCTGTTTCTAAGTTGGAAGTTGCCTCGAG AGGTGCTGAAACAGGTGTGGGATTTATCTGATCAAGACAATGACAGCATGCTGTCTTTAAGGGAATTCTGCATTGCTCTCTACCTGATGGAGAGACACAGGGAAGGTCGACCTCTTCCTTCAGTCCTTCCGACCAATCTTATTTTTGACGAGTCATTATTGCCTGCTTCTGGTCAGCCTACCCCATCACATGGTGCTGTTGCTTGGAGACACACACCAG cttCCCAGCAAACACAGGGGCCAAGGGGTGCAGGACAGGTGGCTTCTGGTGCTCCAGGGAAGCCTCCACGCCCAGTTCCCATTCCCCAGCCCAATGAAGTTGTGCAGCCTAGTCAACAGAAGCCTAAAGTTCCTGCACTGGAGAAGCATCTTGTCGACCAACTTAGCCAAGAGGAACAGGATGCATTGAACTCTAAGTTCCAGGAAGCAACTGATGCAGAAAAGAAG GTCATGGAATTGGAAAAGGAAATTTTGGACGCAAAAGAAAAGATTCAGTTTTACCATGCAAAGATGCAAGAACTA ATTCTATACAAAAGCCGATGTGATAATAGACTAAATGAGATCACTCAAAGAACTTCTGCTGACAAAAGAGAG GTTGAGTTATTGGCTAAAAAGTATGAAGAGAAATACAAGCAGACAGGAGATGTTGCTTCTAAATTGACAATTGAAGAGGCAACTTTTCGGGATATTCAG GAGAAAAAAATGGAGCTATACAAGGAAATTGTTAAAATGGATCAAGATGGCAAGACTGATGGTATCCAG GATCGTGCTAGCCATATCCAGACGAACCTTGAGGAGCTAGTAAAAGCACTGAATGAACGATGCAAAACTTATGGTTTACGAGCTAAACCAACTACACTGCTTGAGCTTCCATTTG GTTGGCAACCGGGCATCCAAGAGGGTGCAGCAGATTGGGATGAAGAGTGGGATAAGTTTGAAGATGAAG GATTCACCTTTGTGAAAGAGCTCACGCTTGACGTGAAAAACGTCATTGCCCCTCCTAAACCAAAGTCTTCATTGGTTCGTGAGAAAGCATCTCCTTTAGATGAGGATGCTGGAAAATCATCTGCTGATGCTGGCACTGATGCGAAGATAGATAAGGTGCCAAACCATGGACAAGCTAGAGAAGTTAGTGACACAGAATCTGCGCATGGACATCAACAAACAGCAAGAAGTCCAACTGATAGTCCGTCAAGAAGTAATGCAGTTGAGAGCCCGTCCAAAGAATTCCACGAGTCTATGTATGGGAAGGATGTCAATTTTGATGGTTCACCCCATGCTGGCCCAAG GAAGGACATTGGTTTTGATGGTTCACCCCATGCTGCCCAAAG TGAACGCTGGGGTACTGAATCTGTGTTCTCGGACAAAGGTTTTGATGAATCTGGCTGGGGTACGTTTGATACCAACTTTGACACTGATGCCGCATGGGACCTCAATTCTGTTGCAAAG GACACAGATCGTGACAATCATAAGGAAGCTTCTCTTTTTGGAGCTGATGACTGGGGTCTAAGCCCTATTAAAACGGGGTCCAAACAGTCTATCGACACGCTCCCGAAGCACAGTCCATTCCTTGATTCTGTTCCTAGCACCCCAAGTTACAATGCTGGGTTAGACAACACTTTCCCGAAGCAAAGCCCGTTCTTTGATTCTGTTCCTAGCACCCCAAGTTACAATGCTGGGTTCAGTTATTCAGACAACACGTTCCCAAAGCAAAGCCCTTTCTTTGATTCTGTTCCAAGCACCCCAAATTACAACTCCGGATTCTCTCAGACTGATATGTTCTCGAGGCAAAGTCCCTTCTTTGATTCTGTTCCTAGCACACCAGCTTATAATTCAGGCGGCTCCCCAAATGCAGATAATATGTTCCAGAAAAAGAGTCCATTTGCCTTTGGGGACTCAGTTCCGAGCACACCTATGTACAGTTCTACAAACTCACCTCGAAGATCTAGTGAAGGATTTGAAGAACACTCCAACAGATTCTCCAGATTTGATTCCTTCAACATGCAGGATAGTGGCCCCTTTGGCACTCGTGACTCTCTTTCAAGATTTGATTCAATGCGCAGCACCAGAGACTCTGACTACGATCAAGGTTCATTCCAGCAGCGGGACTCGTTTGCTAGGTTCGATTCATTTCGCAGCACCGCAGACTCTGACTATAATTTTGGGCAATTTCCTCCCCGCGCGTCACTAACTAGGTTTGATTCCATCAGTAGCACCAGGGACACAGATCATGGTCATGGCTTCCCATCTTTTGATGATGCAGATCCATTTGGGTCAAATGATCCATTTAAGACATCAGTGGAGAGTCAGGCATCAAGGAGAGATTCTGATAGTTGGAAAGCGTTTTAA
- the LOC142172133 gene encoding uncharacterized protein LOC142172133: MSNLSKLEFMALDISRNNYLLWVLDVKIHLDAKGLGDTIKEGNEVSSQDKAKVMIFLRNHLDEGLKSEYLTLKDPFQLWTSLKERYDRLKATVLPRTRREWMHLRLQDYKTISEYNSAVYKIISQLKLCGEPMNDEDMLEKTFSTFHASNMVLKQQYRETSFKKYSELISCLLLAEQHNALLMKNHEVRPTESPPTRSSPFPEANLGTIDPKSEKAK, encoded by the coding sequence atgtcgaATTTGTCAAAGCTTGAATTTATGGCACTTGACATCTCTAGGAATAACTATTTACTATGGGTACTTGATGTtaaaattcaccttgacgctaaaggtcttggtgACACTATTAAAGAAGGAAATGAAGTATCAAGTCAGGATAAGGCGAAAGTCATGATTTTCCTTCGCAATCATCTCGATGAAGGGTTAAAAAGTGAATATTTAACCTTGAAAGATCCATTTCAATTATGGACTAGTTTGAAGGAACGATATGACCGCCTAAAGGCCACGGTATTGCCAAGAACTCGTCGTGAGTGGATGCACTTACGGCTACAAGATTATAAGACCAtaagtgaatataattctgcTGTATATAAAATAATTTCCCAACTAAAATTATGTGGGGAACCTATGAATGATGAGGACATGCTGGAAAAGACTTTTTCTACTTTTCATGCCTCAAACATGGTGTTAAAGCAGCAATACCGTGAAACGagctttaagaaatattctgagttaatttcATGCCTTTTGTTGGCTGAACAACATAATGCccttttaatgaaaaatcatgaagtcCGCCCCACTGAATCCCCCCCCACTAGATCATCTCCATTTCCAGAAGCGAATCTGGGAACGATAGATCCAAAGTCTGAAAAAGCAAAATAA